The nucleotide sequence TTATAGCCAGCTGCACCACTGTACCACTCAACTTCCAGTGTCCCGACTTCCATGGCGGGAACTAAAGGATCAGGAGCCGCCAACAGCGCGTCGAGCAATTTACGTCCGGCACCGTCTTCCACGCCATTCCGGCGGAGCCGGAGAAACCGTAAAATCGAACTGATGCGGATGCCTTCGTTGGCAATCCATTCTCCTTCGTTTTCGGGATGCGGGATGCCGGCATGATGCAAGGAAACAACCACCCATTGGTCGTTGAACACCGGCGAACCGGATGAGCCGGGTTCGGTGTCGCTGACGTAATGAACATAATCGGAGGAAATCGACTTGACTTCGTTTTCCCGGATGGTGACGGCTTTTGGTCCGCCTTTCGGATGCTGAATAATGCTCACGTATTCGCCTTCCAGCACTTTTCCGGTTTGCGGCAACAATGGCAAATAACCGAAATCAGACAGCCTAACGCCTTCTGTGTCCACTTCATGGACCGCAACCAAGGTGAAATCAAGCCCTGCGTCCGTGATGAACAGCTGCTCGGGCGCTAACCGGAAAGAAACGATTTCCTTGGGCATGAAATTCACGTCGTCTTCGTAATTGAATTCGGCTACGGCGTACTGCGCCAAATCAAATGTATCGAGCACATGATTGTTCGTGAGAAGAAGCGATGGCGCCACCATAAAGCCTGTACCGTATCCTTCGATCTGTCCGCTCCGGTTGCGGATAGAAATGCGGCATACTGCCTTACTGACATCAAGCCCTGCCTGAAGATGGGCAATCGGGAACAAATCGCTGCGATTGATGATGCGCTCCATTGCCAAATTGTCGTGCACATGGATAACGCTGCTGCGGCTCATCATGCGCGACTGCGCATCGGCTGTCGCTTGAGCGCTTTGTTTTTCTGCATTAAATTGCAAATACCGTTTTAACGCCT is from Planococcus liqunii and encodes:
- a CDS encoding DNA/RNA non-specific endonuclease, whose protein sequence is MQTSRLVQIEQQALKRYLQFNAEKQSAQATADAQSRMMSRSSVIHVHDNLAMERIINRSDLFPIAHLQAGLDVSKAVCRISIRNRSGQIEGYGTGFMVAPSLLLTNNHVLDTFDLAQYAVAEFNYEDDVNFMPKEIVSFRLAPEQLFITDAGLDFTLVAVHEVDTEGVRLSDFGYLPLLPQTGKVLEGEYVSIIQHPKGGPKAVTIRENEVKSISSDYVHYVSDTEPGSSGSPVFNDQWVVVSLHHAGIPHPENEGEWIANEGIRISSILRFLRLRRNGVEDGAGRKLLDALLAAPDPLVPAMEVGTLEVEWYSGAAGYNPVFLDPDAEVPLPLLNESQQADVTETEDGKKILDYMHFSIVMSGSRKLAFYSAVNIDGTQLIEVRRENDKWYFDPRIPEEFQVGPEVYKNNDIDRGHLTRRQDPNWGIDAVKANEHTFHFTNCAPQHKNFNQKTWLDLENYLLDNAGDYGLKVTVFTGPVFRDSDVVYRGCQIPSQFWKVAVLQKADGRLSATAYLQSQENLLGDLEFVYGDFQTYQVPVTQIEELTGLGFGELRNFDPLAETSVKVVIASREDIRL